The following are encoded in a window of Candidatus Methylomirabilota bacterium genomic DNA:
- a CDS encoding FAD binding domain-containing protein has protein sequence MMRLPPFTYLAPVSVGDAVKLMADHGPGAMLVAGGTDLYPNMKRRQFEPTVLVGLRGIRGLAGVRRPGGGGLAIGAGTTLTAVSRHPEVRSRYAALATAAGAVSTPQLRNMGTLGGNVCVDTRCNYYNQSYQWRKAVNFCMKKDGEICLVAPGSPRCWAVSSSDTAPVLWSLGASVRIAGLAGERTIPLSALYQDDGIQYLTKQPGEIVTEIVLPAADGVRSVYLKLRRRGSFDFPVLGVAAALSMDGDRVREARIVLGAVASLPREAPEAARILVGERLTDAVIERAADAAYRPAKPLDNTDLTHPYRKKMTRVYVTRALRRLAGLPEAASA, from the coding sequence ATGATGCGGTTGCCGCCGTTCACGTATCTCGCGCCCGTGTCGGTGGGTGATGCGGTGAAGCTCATGGCCGATCACGGGCCGGGAGCCATGCTGGTCGCGGGCGGCACCGATCTGTACCCGAACATGAAGCGGCGGCAGTTCGAGCCGACGGTGCTGGTCGGCCTGCGCGGCATCAGGGGGCTCGCCGGGGTACGCCGGCCGGGCGGGGGCGGGCTCGCCATCGGTGCGGGCACGACGCTCACCGCGGTGTCGCGCCACCCCGAGGTGCGCTCACGATACGCGGCGCTGGCCACCGCGGCCGGCGCGGTGTCGACGCCGCAGCTGCGGAACATGGGCACGCTGGGCGGCAACGTCTGCGTGGACACCCGCTGCAACTACTACAACCAGTCCTACCAGTGGCGGAAGGCGGTCAACTTCTGCATGAAGAAGGACGGCGAGATCTGCCTGGTCGCGCCGGGCAGCCCGCGCTGCTGGGCGGTGTCCTCCTCGGACACCGCGCCGGTGCTCTGGAGCCTGGGCGCGAGCGTGCGCATCGCGGGGCTCGCGGGGGAGCGCACCATCCCGCTCTCCGCGCTCTACCAGGACGACGGCATCCAGTACCTGACCAAGCAGCCCGGCGAGATCGTCACCGAGATCGTGCTGCCGGCGGCCGACGGCGTCCGCTCGGTCTATCTCAAGCTGCGGCGCCGCGGGTCGTTCGATTTCCCGGTGCTGGGTGTCGCGGCGGCGCTCTCCATGGACGGCGACCGCGTGCGCGAGGCGCGGATCGTGCTGGGCGCGGTCGCCTCGCTACCCCGCGAGGCGCCCGAGGCCGCGCGAATCCTGGTCGGCGAGCGACTGACCGATGCGGTGATCGAGCGCGCGGCGGATGCCGCCTACCGCCCGGCCAAGCCGCTGGACAACACGGACCTCACGCATCCCTACCGCAAGAAGATGACGCGAGTCTACGTGACGCGCGCGCTGCGACGGCTCGCCGGGTTGCCGGAGGCCGCCTCGGCATGA
- a CDS encoding helix-turn-helix domain-containing protein, producing the protein MTALGQRIKAFRAERGLQQRQLAEKAGLTPSMLSQIESGRLTPSLPTLGKLAGALGVPIAALFEPAPTGRLHVTRKVDYPVVSFDGSSERWHVLGAGLFQGKIRAVMSTLGPRSRGVKTDKVVIEPGQMKLFYVIEGKVALHYNGDRHVLDAGDSAYLDGGTAHGWENLGARTAKALWVILG; encoded by the coding sequence ATGACCGCGCTCGGCCAGCGCATCAAGGCGTTCCGCGCCGAGCGCGGGCTGCAGCAGCGTCAGCTCGCGGAGAAGGCCGGCCTCACCCCGAGCATGCTCTCGCAGATCGAGTCGGGCCGGCTCACCCCGTCGCTACCCACGCTGGGCAAGCTGGCCGGCGCGCTCGGCGTGCCGATCGCCGCGCTGTTCGAGCCGGCGCCGACCGGGCGCCTGCACGTGACTCGCAAGGTCGACTATCCGGTCGTCTCGTTCGACGGCTCGTCGGAGCGATGGCACGTATTGGGAGCGGGACTCTTCCAGGGTAAGATCCGGGCGGTGATGTCGACCCTCGGGCCTCGATCGCGGGGCGTGAAGACCGACAAGGTGGTCATCGAGCCGGGGCAGATGAAGCTCTTCTACGTCATCGAGGGCAAGGTGGCCCTCCACTACAACGGCGATCGCCATGTGCTGGACGCGGGCGACAGCGCGTACCTCGACGGGGGCACCGCGCACGGCTGGGAGAACCTGGGCGCCCGGACCGCGAAGGCCCTCTGGGTGATCCTCGGATAG
- the boxC gene encoding 2,3-epoxybenzoyl-CoA dihydrolase, with translation MADNERVVVDFRTEPARYKHWKLSFAGPVATLAMDVQEDGGLVPGYELKLNSYDLGVDVELYDAIQRLRFEHPAVGAVLLTSAKERVFCAGANIRMLSQSSHGWKVNFCKFTNETRSAIEDATAHSRQAWLAAVHGPCAGGGYELALATDWIIMADDGSTTVALPEVPLLAVLPGTGGLTRLVDKRHVRRDRADFFCTLEEGIKGQRAVEWRLVDEVVPRSRLAEATKTRAGALAARTDRPAGARGITLDRLERGIEGDRITYGHVTSDIDRGRGVAEITVAGPPAPPPGDAAGIHAAGTRFWPLAVARELDDLILHLRTNEEEIGLWLLRTTGSADLVEAHDRALLEHEADWLVREIRLYLKRTLKRLDVSSRSIFALIEPGSCFAGTLLELALAADRAFMLDGPREGDARPAPAVRLTGMNFGPYPTVNGLTRLESRFLDEPGRVDDLKGRIGEDLDASDASEAGLVTFTPDDIDWEDEVRIAIEERAAFSPDALTGMEASLRFAGPETMESKIFARLSAWQNWIFQRPNAVGPKGALKVYGTGERGDFDRRRV, from the coding sequence ATGGCCGACAACGAGCGGGTGGTGGTGGACTTCCGGACCGAGCCGGCCCGGTACAAGCACTGGAAGCTGTCGTTCGCCGGGCCGGTGGCCACGCTGGCCATGGACGTGCAGGAGGACGGTGGTCTCGTGCCGGGCTACGAGCTGAAGCTCAACTCCTACGACCTGGGCGTGGACGTCGAGCTGTACGACGCCATCCAGCGGCTGCGCTTCGAGCATCCCGCGGTGGGCGCGGTGCTGCTGACCTCCGCCAAGGAGCGGGTCTTCTGCGCGGGGGCCAACATCCGCATGCTCAGCCAGTCCTCGCACGGATGGAAGGTGAACTTCTGCAAGTTCACCAACGAGACGCGCAGTGCGATCGAGGACGCGACCGCCCACTCGCGCCAGGCGTGGCTGGCCGCGGTGCACGGCCCCTGCGCGGGCGGCGGCTACGAGCTGGCCCTGGCCACCGACTGGATCATCATGGCCGACGACGGCTCCACCACGGTGGCGCTGCCCGAGGTGCCGCTGCTCGCGGTGCTGCCGGGCACCGGCGGACTCACCCGGCTGGTGGACAAGCGTCACGTGCGCCGCGACCGCGCCGATTTCTTCTGCACGCTCGAGGAGGGCATCAAGGGCCAGCGCGCGGTGGAGTGGCGGCTGGTGGACGAGGTGGTGCCGCGCTCGCGCCTGGCCGAGGCCACGAAGACGCGCGCGGGCGCGCTGGCCGCCCGCACCGACCGGCCCGCGGGCGCGCGCGGGATCACGCTCGACCGGCTCGAGCGGGGCATCGAGGGCGACCGGATCACCTACGGGCACGTGACCTCCGACATCGACCGTGGGCGCGGCGTGGCCGAGATCACGGTGGCGGGCCCCCCCGCGCCGCCGCCGGGCGATGCGGCGGGCATCCACGCGGCGGGCACCCGCTTCTGGCCGCTGGCCGTCGCGCGCGAGCTGGACGACCTGATCCTCCACCTGCGCACGAACGAGGAGGAGATCGGCCTCTGGCTCCTTCGCACCACCGGCAGCGCCGACCTCGTCGAGGCGCACGACCGCGCGCTCCTCGAGCACGAGGCCGACTGGCTCGTGCGGGAGATCCGGCTCTATCTCAAGCGCACGCTCAAGCGCCTGGACGTCTCGTCGCGCTCCATCTTCGCCCTGATCGAGCCGGGCTCCTGCTTCGCGGGCACGCTCCTCGAGCTGGCCCTGGCCGCGGACCGGGCCTTCATGCTCGACGGCCCGCGCGAGGGCGACGCGCGGCCGGCCCCGGCGGTGCGCCTCACCGGGATGAACTTCGGCCCGTATCCGACGGTGAACGGCCTCACCCGCCTCGAGAGCCGCTTCCTCGACGAGCCGGGGCGGGTGGACGACCTGAAAGGGCGTATCGGCGAGGACCTGGACGCGTCGGACGCGTCGGAGGCGGGGCTCGTGACCTTCACGCCCGACGACATCGACTGGGAGGACGAGGTGCGCATCGCCATCGAGGAGCGCGCCGCGTTCTCCCCGGACGCGCTCACCGGCATGGAGGCCTCGCTGCGGTTCGCGGGCCCGGAGACGATGGAGAGCAAGATCTTCGCCCGACTCTCCGCGTGGCAGAACTGGATCTTCCAGCGGCCCAACGCGGTCGGGCCCAAGGGCGCGCTGAAAGTGTACGGCACCGGCGAGCGCGGCGACTTCGACCGCAGGAGAGTGTGA
- the boxB gene encoding benzoyl-CoA 2,3-epoxidase subunit BoxB yields the protein MPSIDYIERIPNNVNLAENRRLLRALEDWQPKFLEWWRDMGPDGFQAKDVYLRTAVSVDARGWAQFDYTRMPEYRWGIFLAEPEPGRQINFGDHLGQPAWQEVPGEYRGTLRRLIVTQGDTEPASVEQQRHLGRTCPSLYDLRNLFQVNVEEGRHLWAMVYLLDAHFGRDGREESEALLQRRSGDHDKPRILGAFNERTPDWLSFFMFCFFTDRDGKYQLASLAESGFDPLSRTCRFMLTEEAHHMFVGESGVGRIVQRACEIMREHKTDDVRRHGGVDLPTIQKYINFHCSVSLDLFGSEVSTNAANFYTMGLKGRFEETKKKDDHRLKDGTYGVATLAGEKIVAREEAALVSLNERLRDDYIADCQRGVNRWNDIIKSYGIDFTLTLPHRGFRRAIGAFAEVKVSPDGRVISEAEWDARHRDWLPTDEDQAYVTSLMQPVTEPGKMAGWIAPPARGINSQAPDFEYVRLG from the coding sequence ATGCCGTCGATCGACTACATCGAGCGGATCCCCAACAACGTCAACCTGGCCGAGAACCGGCGGCTGCTGCGCGCGCTCGAGGACTGGCAGCCGAAGTTCCTCGAGTGGTGGCGGGACATGGGGCCGGACGGCTTCCAGGCCAAGGACGTCTACCTGCGCACCGCGGTCAGCGTGGACGCGCGCGGCTGGGCCCAGTTCGACTACACGCGGATGCCCGAGTATCGCTGGGGCATCTTCCTGGCCGAGCCGGAGCCGGGCCGCCAGATCAACTTCGGCGATCATCTGGGCCAGCCCGCCTGGCAGGAGGTTCCCGGCGAGTACCGGGGGACTCTCCGCCGGCTGATCGTGACCCAGGGAGACACCGAGCCCGCGTCGGTCGAGCAGCAGCGGCACCTGGGACGGACGTGCCCGTCGCTCTACGACCTGCGCAACCTCTTCCAGGTGAACGTGGAGGAGGGCCGCCACCTCTGGGCGATGGTCTACCTGCTCGACGCCCACTTCGGCCGCGACGGCCGCGAGGAATCCGAGGCGCTGCTCCAGCGGCGCTCCGGCGACCACGACAAGCCGCGGATCCTCGGCGCGTTCAACGAGCGCACGCCGGACTGGCTGTCGTTCTTCATGTTCTGCTTCTTCACCGACCGCGACGGCAAGTACCAGCTCGCGAGCCTCGCGGAGAGCGGCTTCGATCCGCTCTCGCGCACCTGCCGCTTCATGCTCACCGAGGAGGCCCACCACATGTTCGTGGGGGAGAGCGGGGTGGGGCGCATCGTGCAGCGGGCGTGCGAGATCATGCGCGAGCACAAGACCGACGACGTGCGGCGCCACGGCGGGGTGGACCTGCCGACGATCCAGAAGTACATCAACTTCCACTGCTCGGTCTCGCTCGACCTGTTCGGCTCCGAGGTGTCCACCAACGCGGCCAACTTCTACACCATGGGGCTCAAGGGCCGCTTCGAGGAGACCAAGAAGAAGGACGATCACCGGCTCAAGGACGGCACCTACGGGGTGGCGACCCTGGCCGGGGAGAAGATCGTCGCCCGGGAGGAGGCCGCGCTGGTCTCGCTCAACGAGCGGCTGCGCGACGACTACATCGCGGATTGCCAGCGCGGGGTGAACCGCTGGAACGACATCATCAAGAGCTACGGCATCGACTTCACCCTCACGCTGCCCCACCGCGGCTTCCGCCGCGCCATCGGCGCCTTCGCCGAGGTGAAGGTCTCGCCGGACGGGCGCGTGATCAGCGAGGCGGAGTGGGACGCCCGGCACCGGGACTGGCTACCCACCGACGAGGACCAGGCCTATGTGACCAGCCTGATGCAGCCGGTCACCGAGCCGGGCAAGATGGCCGGCTGGATCGCCCCGCCTGCGCGGGGCATCAACAGCCAGGCGCCCGACTTCGAGTACGTGCGGCTGGGCTGA
- a CDS encoding RidA family protein, protein MKPVTSKTLGPTFGMYSHGMVAAGGAIVVVAGQVAADRAGKLVGPGDAVAQTKQAFENVRAVLEAAGSSMREIVRFQTFLTHAADIDAFMKARQEVFPRYFPDGVYPPNTILVVSRLVLPELLVEIEAMAVKPATTNGGPPAAAAGAKRRRARATGRRATSRRRR, encoded by the coding sequence GTGAAGCCGGTCACCTCGAAGACGCTGGGGCCGACGTTCGGGATGTACTCGCACGGCATGGTCGCCGCCGGCGGCGCGATCGTGGTGGTGGCGGGGCAGGTGGCGGCGGACCGGGCCGGCAAGCTGGTCGGGCCCGGGGACGCGGTGGCGCAGACGAAGCAGGCGTTCGAGAACGTGCGCGCGGTGCTCGAGGCCGCGGGCTCGAGCATGCGCGAGATCGTCCGCTTTCAGACCTTCCTGACCCACGCCGCCGACATCGACGCCTTCATGAAGGCGCGCCAGGAGGTCTTCCCGCGCTACTTCCCGGACGGCGTCTATCCGCCCAACACCATCCTGGTGGTCTCCCGCCTGGTGCTGCCCGAGCTGCTGGTGGAGATCGAGGCGATGGCGGTGAAGCCGGCGACCACCAACGGCGGCCCGCCCGCCGCGGCAGCGGGCGCGAAGCGCCGCCGGGCGCGGGCGACCGGGCGGCGCGCGACCTCGCGGAGGCGGCGATGA
- a CDS encoding benzoate-CoA ligase family protein, which translates to MMQVPARFNATTFFVDRHLAEGRGDRIAFHHDGGSLTYAQLADLVNRTGNALLDLGVRPEQRVLCLLLDSPEFLATFWGAIKIGAVPIPVNTMMRGDDYLYFLEDSRAPVAVVSEPLLAEAGPILAQARFLEHVIVVGRASGSQIGFEPWVAKASSRLHAFDSSKDDPALWLYSSGSTGRPKGAVHLQHDMVVCSDTYALQVLGMTEADRTVSAAKLFFAYGLGNNMYFPMRVGGQGVLYPHRPTPDAMFELIQRHRPTLFFGVPTLYAAMLQVKEAEKRYDLSCLRLCISAGEALPEELYRRWQERFGVEILDGIGTTEILHIFLSNRPGRARPGSTGQVVPGYEAMVVDDDGRPMPAGEIGNLRVKGDSTMAYYWNQHEKTKDALVGHWIQTGDKYYQDADGYFWYCGRGDDMLKVGGIWVSPVEVENTLIAHPAVLETAVVGHADTDELIKPKAFVVLKDGHSASPALEVDLKTFVKDKIAPYKYPRWIEFVTELPKTATGKIQRFKLRQ; encoded by the coding sequence ATGATGCAGGTGCCGGCGCGATTCAACGCCACGACGTTCTTCGTGGACCGCCACCTCGCCGAGGGCCGGGGCGACCGGATCGCCTTCCACCACGACGGCGGATCGCTGACCTACGCGCAGCTCGCCGATCTGGTGAACCGCACCGGCAACGCCCTGCTCGACCTGGGGGTGCGACCGGAGCAGCGCGTGCTCTGCCTGCTGCTGGACTCTCCCGAGTTCCTGGCCACGTTCTGGGGTGCCATCAAGATCGGCGCGGTGCCGATCCCCGTGAACACGATGATGCGCGGGGACGACTATCTCTACTTTCTGGAAGACAGCCGCGCGCCGGTGGCGGTGGTCTCGGAGCCGCTGCTGGCCGAGGCCGGACCGATCCTGGCCCAGGCGCGCTTTCTCGAGCACGTGATCGTGGTGGGCCGCGCGTCGGGATCGCAGATCGGCTTCGAGCCCTGGGTGGCGAAGGCCTCCTCCCGGCTTCACGCGTTCGACTCCTCGAAGGACGATCCGGCGCTCTGGCTGTACTCCTCGGGCTCGACCGGGAGACCGAAGGGCGCGGTGCACCTGCAGCACGACATGGTGGTGTGCTCCGACACCTACGCGCTGCAGGTCCTGGGCATGACCGAAGCCGACCGCACCGTCTCGGCCGCGAAGCTCTTCTTCGCCTACGGGCTCGGCAACAACATGTACTTTCCGATGCGCGTGGGCGGCCAGGGCGTGCTCTATCCGCATCGGCCGACGCCGGACGCGATGTTCGAGCTGATCCAGCGGCACCGGCCCACACTGTTCTTCGGCGTGCCCACCCTCTACGCGGCGATGCTGCAGGTGAAGGAGGCCGAGAAGCGCTACGACCTCTCGTGCCTGCGCCTCTGCATCTCGGCGGGCGAGGCGCTGCCGGAAGAGCTGTACCGGCGCTGGCAGGAGCGCTTCGGGGTGGAGATCCTGGACGGCATCGGCACCACCGAGATCCTGCACATCTTCCTCTCGAACCGGCCGGGCCGCGCGCGTCCGGGATCCACCGGTCAGGTGGTGCCGGGCTACGAGGCGATGGTGGTGGACGACGACGGCCGCCCGATGCCCGCCGGCGAGATCGGCAATCTGCGGGTCAAGGGCGACTCGACGATGGCCTACTACTGGAACCAGCACGAGAAGACGAAGGACGCGCTGGTGGGCCACTGGATCCAGACCGGCGACAAGTACTACCAGGACGCCGACGGGTACTTCTGGTACTGCGGGCGCGGCGACGACATGCTCAAGGTCGGTGGCATCTGGGTCTCGCCGGTCGAGGTGGAGAACACGCTCATCGCGCATCCCGCGGTCCTCGAGACCGCGGTGGTCGGCCACGCCGACACCGACGAGCTGATCAAGCCGAAGGCCTTCGTGGTGCTGAAGGACGGCCACTCCGCCTCCCCCGCGCTCGAGGTCGATCTCAAGACCTTCGTGAAGGACAAGATCGCGCCCTACAAGTACCCCCGCTGGATCGAGTTCGTCACCGAGCTGCCCAAGACCGCGACGGGCAAGATCCAGCGCTTCAAGCTCCGGCAGTGA
- a CDS encoding AMP-binding protein: protein MTAPREPGADRLETLDPEALRRHQWARLSALAEAIVPANAFVTTRWKRAGLADARDLRSWDDFHRLPLTRKSELMEDQAAHPPFGTNLSYPLDRYVRVHQTSGTTGTPLRWLDTQASWDWWARCWISVLRGAGLGPGDRVFFPFSFGLFVGFWAGFEGARMLGAMAIPGGGQDSAQRLATMEALGATAVCCTPSYALHLAEVARGRGVALDRLGIRATVHAGEPGAGIPAVRARLEACWGARAYDHAGMTEMGAYGFECAAQCGLHVNEGEFIAEVVDPTTGRPADDGELILTNLGRLGSPLLRYRTGDRVRVARQPCGCGRRFLRLEGGILGRIDDMLIVRGVNVFPSALEGIVRRFPTVDEFLIEVYRRGQLDEVRLLLEISGQPAAVVAAVQEAVRVDLGIRVEAVPVPGRSLPRYELKARRLVRRTSA from the coding sequence GTGACGGCCCCCCGCGAGCCGGGCGCCGACCGGCTCGAGACGCTCGACCCGGAGGCCCTCCGGCGCCATCAGTGGGCGCGGCTCTCCGCCCTCGCCGAGGCCATCGTGCCCGCCAACGCCTTCGTCACCACCCGGTGGAAGCGCGCCGGTCTCGCCGACGCGCGGGACCTCCGGAGCTGGGACGACTTCCATCGGCTCCCGCTCACCCGCAAGAGCGAGCTGATGGAGGACCAGGCGGCGCATCCGCCCTTCGGCACCAATCTCAGCTATCCGCTGGACCGGTACGTGCGCGTGCACCAGACCTCCGGAACCACCGGCACCCCGCTGCGCTGGCTGGACACCCAGGCGTCCTGGGACTGGTGGGCGCGGTGCTGGATCTCGGTGCTGCGGGGCGCGGGCCTCGGGCCGGGCGACCGCGTGTTCTTTCCGTTCTCCTTCGGGCTCTTCGTCGGCTTCTGGGCCGGCTTCGAGGGCGCGCGCATGCTGGGGGCGATGGCCATTCCGGGGGGCGGGCAGGATTCCGCGCAGCGGCTGGCCACCATGGAAGCGCTCGGCGCGACCGCGGTCTGCTGCACGCCGTCCTACGCGCTGCACCTGGCCGAGGTGGCGCGCGGGCGCGGCGTCGCGCTGGATCGCCTCGGCATCCGCGCGACGGTGCACGCGGGCGAGCCGGGCGCCGGCATCCCCGCGGTGCGGGCCCGGCTGGAGGCCTGCTGGGGCGCGCGCGCGTACGACCACGCGGGGATGACCGAGATGGGCGCCTACGGCTTCGAGTGCGCGGCCCAGTGCGGCCTGCACGTCAACGAGGGCGAGTTCATCGCGGAGGTCGTCGATCCGACCACCGGCCGTCCGGCCGACGACGGCGAGCTGATCCTGACCAACCTGGGCCGGCTGGGCTCGCCGTTGCTTCGCTACCGCACCGGGGACCGGGTGCGGGTGGCCCGGCAGCCGTGCGGCTGCGGCCGCCGCTTCCTGCGCCTCGAGGGCGGCATCCTGGGGCGCATCGACGACATGCTGATCGTCCGCGGCGTCAACGTATTCCCCTCCGCGCTCGAGGGCATCGTGCGCCGATTCCCCACCGTCGACGAGTTCCTCATCGAGGTCTACCGTCGCGGGCAGCTCGACGAGGTGCGCCTGCTGCTCGAGATCAGCGGCCAGCCGGCCGCGGTGGTCGCGGCGGTGCAGGAGGCCGTGCGCGTGGATCTGGGGATCCGCGTCGAGGCGGTGCCGGTCCCCGGGCGGAGCCTGCCGCGGTACGAGCTGAAGGCCCGGCGCCTGGTGCGCCGCACCAGCGCATAG
- a CDS encoding sigma-70 family RNA polymerase sigma factor — translation MPPAVAGSETFPALIARIATGDRDAFSRFYDLAAPLAFGLIRRVLRDPEAAAEVLQEVFWQVWKEAPQYDPKRGSPEAWLVMRAKTRAIDRLRSMRRRDRTFVGPVDEAVTRAEDAPGENPAARAEDRGLVQTALAQLPEPQRRVIEMAFFDGLTQSEIATKLGEPLGTVKTRARLGLERLRGALGEGRMSAT, via the coding sequence ATGCCGCCTGCAGTAGCCGGGTCGGAGACCTTTCCCGCGCTCATCGCCCGCATCGCCACCGGCGATCGCGACGCGTTCAGCCGCTTCTACGACCTGGCCGCCCCGTTGGCCTTCGGACTCATCCGCCGGGTGCTCCGCGACCCCGAGGCCGCCGCGGAGGTGTTGCAGGAAGTGTTCTGGCAGGTGTGGAAGGAGGCGCCGCAGTACGACCCGAAGCGAGGCAGCCCGGAAGCCTGGCTCGTCATGCGGGCGAAGACCCGGGCAATCGATCGGCTGCGGTCCATGCGTAGAAGGGACAGGACCTTCGTGGGGCCGGTGGACGAGGCGGTGACCCGCGCAGAGGACGCCCCCGGTGAGAATCCGGCCGCGCGGGCCGAGGACCGCGGCCTCGTGCAGACCGCGCTCGCCCAGCTCCCGGAGCCGCAGCGGCGGGTCATCGAGATGGCGTTCTTCGACGGGCTGACGCAATCGGAGATCGCGACGAAGCTGGGCGAGCCGCTCGGCACCGTGAAGACGCGCGCTCGGCTCGGGCTGGAGCGGCTGCGCGGCGCGCTCGGGGAAGGGAGGATGTCGGCGACATGA
- a CDS encoding anti-sigma factor, which produces MTRDEIGELAAAYALGALEGGELARFEALLRAQDADALAALRDAESTLVDLAAAAPTPPPPAVKAALMERIAAEPVAARPPAVLPLSRRRRPLWPVILSGAMAAGLAAVVVGWSVSATYEHRLDALARDADQLKAELRSQQTVLKILRDPATQVVSLAGLPPAPSARARMLWHATAGGVFVAAGLPAPPPGKAYQLWAIAGGNAPVSAGVFSVDASGTGSLSVAPLPGVSAVNAFAVTLEPAGGRPAPSGEMYLLGKS; this is translated from the coding sequence ATGACCCGCGACGAGATCGGCGAGCTGGCGGCCGCGTACGCCCTGGGCGCGCTCGAGGGCGGCGAGCTCGCGCGCTTCGAGGCACTGCTGCGCGCGCAGGACGCCGACGCGCTGGCCGCGCTCCGCGACGCCGAGAGCACACTGGTGGACCTGGCCGCCGCCGCGCCGACGCCGCCGCCGCCGGCGGTGAAGGCGGCGCTGATGGAGCGCATCGCGGCCGAGCCGGTCGCCGCGCGTCCGCCCGCCGTGCTCCCGCTGTCCCGCCGGCGGCGCCCGCTGTGGCCCGTCATCCTGAGCGGGGCGATGGCGGCCGGACTCGCGGCGGTCGTGGTCGGCTGGTCGGTGTCGGCGACCTACGAGCACCGGCTCGACGCCCTGGCCCGCGACGCCGATCAGCTGAAGGCCGAGCTGCGAAGCCAGCAGACGGTGCTGAAGATCCTGCGCGATCCCGCCACCCAGGTGGTGTCCCTCGCGGGTCTGCCGCCGGCTCCCAGCGCCCGCGCGCGGATGCTGTGGCACGCCACTGCGGGCGGGGTCTTCGTCGCGGCCGGACTGCCCGCGCCGCCCCCGGGCAAGGCCTACCAGCTGTGGGCGATCGCGGGCGGCAACGCGCCGGTCTCCGCCGGGGTATTCTCGGTGGACGCCAGCGGGACCGGCAGCCTCTCGGTCGCGCCGCTGCCGGGCGTGAGCGCGGTCAACGCCTTCGCGGTGACGCTCGAGCCGGCGGGCGGGCGGCCCGCCCCGAGCGGCGAGATGTACCTCCTCGGCAAGTCCTGA